The Myotis daubentonii chromosome 21, mMyoDau2.1, whole genome shotgun sequence genome window below encodes:
- the LOC132222899 gene encoding zinc finger protein 501-like isoform X3 → MPGPSEWQLGEGHWHKMDDVKAYSEHSVSVGESQVRASKTAAATQRTHLCKPCFSVLKDILHLSELQVVYFEKNVFLSDACLRDLCFSANPHQQQKDASGEKPCKEDMERSSLGTSCCFYLSGVPAARTEVGEDSPAISGLLQHQATLNTKEPHRNNEISQECLSGKRYHQWVECETSASQKQKVAFQKGLCSGDMIYESNTCGKVFRPIFNHPQHGRVHTGEKPFECTDCGKVFSESTALIKHNRIHIREKRYKCSDCGKFFSYMSNFARHCRVHTGEKPFGCSKCGKHFRQRTDLIIHHRVHSGEKPYECSDCGKSFRQRAHLAKHQRVHAREKIMSVVNVKSPSVKELTSPHTTEFTLENTCMNVVIVGNPLVKVIASGNTREFTLVNVVSVVNVGNV, encoded by the exons ATGCCTGGCCCTTCTGAGTGGCAACTTGGGGAAG GTCATTGGCATAAGATGGATGATGTGAAGGCCTATTCTGAGCACAGTGTATCTGTAGGAGAGTCTCAGGTCAGGGCTTCCAAGACAGCCGCAGCCACCCAGAGGACCCATCTGTGTAAGCCGTGCTTCTcagtgttaaaagatattttgcacctgagtGAGTTACAAGTGGTTTACTTTGAGAAGAATGTGTTCTTAAGTGATGCATGTTTGAGAGACTTGTGTTTtagtgcaaaccctcaccagcaacagaaggatgccagtggagagaagccctgTAAAGAAGATATGGAGAGGTCCTCGCTTGGGACCAGTTGCTGCTTCTACTTATCCGGGGTGCCTGCAGCTAGGACGGAGGTTGGGGAAGACTCCCCAGCCATCTCAGggcttctccagcaccaggccactcttAACACCAAGGAGCCACACAGGAACaatgagatttcacaggaatgtCTCAGTGGAAAAAGATATCACCAGTGGGTTGAATGTGAAACATCTGCCAGCCAGAAACAGAAAGTTGCTTTTCAGAAAGGTCTCTGCTCTGGAGATATGATTTATGAGTCTAATACATGTGGGAAAGTGTTTAGACCAATCTTTAACCACCCTCAACAtgggagagttcacactggagaaaagccgtTTGAGTGTACTGATTGTGGGAAGGTCTTCAGTGAAAGCACTGCTCTAATTAAACACAACAGAATTCACATTAGAGAAAAGCGATATaagtgtagtgattgtgggaagttcTTCAGTTACATGTCCAACTTCGCCAGACACtgcagagttcacactggagaaaagccatttGGGTGTAGCAAATGTGGTAAGCATTTCAGACAAAGGACTGACCTTATTATACACCACAGAGTCCActctggagaaaagccatatgaatgtagtgattgtgggaagtcctttcgTCAAAGGGCTCACCTCGCTAAACACCAAAGAGTTCACGCTAGAGAAAAgattatgagtgtagtgaatgtgaaAAGTCCTTCAGTCAAAGAACTGACCTCACCACACActacagagttcacactggagaacaCCTGTATGaatgtagtgattgtgggaaaTCCTTTAGTAAAAGTGATAGCCTCAGGaaacacaagagagttcacactggtgaATGTAGttagtgtagtgaatgtgggaaatgtttAG
- the LOC132222899 gene encoding zinc finger protein interacting with ribonucleoprotein K-like isoform X1, protein MFLTPTAIEKGQCDSHLRIRAQDMNFEDMAIAFSQEEWEILDESQRRLYCNVMLEVFAFVSFVGHWHKMDDVKAYSEHSVSVGESQVRASKTAAATQRTHLCKPCFSVLKDILHLSELQVVYFEKNVFLSDACLRDLCFSANPHQQQKDASGEKPCKEDMERSSLGTSCCFYLSGVPAARTEVGEDSPAISGLLQHQATLNTKEPHRNNEISQECLSGKRYHQWVECETSASQKQKVAFQKGLCSGDMIYESNTCGKVFRPIFNHPQHGRVHTGEKPFECTDCGKVFSESTALIKHNRIHIREKRYKCSDCGKFFSYMSNFARHCRVHTGEKPFGCSKCGKHFRQRTDLIIHHRVHSGEKPYECSDCGKSFRQRAHLAKHQRVHAREKIMSVVNVKSPSVKELTSPHTTEFTLENTCMNVVIVGNPLVKVIASGNTREFTLVNVVSVVNVGNV, encoded by the exons gatatgaactttgaagacatggccattgccttctctcaggaggaatggGAGATCCTTGATGAGTCTCAGAGACGTCTATACTGcaatgtgatgctggaagtgtttgcattTGTATCATTCGTAG GTCATTGGCATAAGATGGATGATGTGAAGGCCTATTCTGAGCACAGTGTATCTGTAGGAGAGTCTCAGGTCAGGGCTTCCAAGACAGCCGCAGCCACCCAGAGGACCCATCTGTGTAAGCCGTGCTTCTcagtgttaaaagatattttgcacctgagtGAGTTACAAGTGGTTTACTTTGAGAAGAATGTGTTCTTAAGTGATGCATGTTTGAGAGACTTGTGTTTtagtgcaaaccctcaccagcaacagaaggatgccagtggagagaagccctgTAAAGAAGATATGGAGAGGTCCTCGCTTGGGACCAGTTGCTGCTTCTACTTATCCGGGGTGCCTGCAGCTAGGACGGAGGTTGGGGAAGACTCCCCAGCCATCTCAGggcttctccagcaccaggccactcttAACACCAAGGAGCCACACAGGAACaatgagatttcacaggaatgtCTCAGTGGAAAAAGATATCACCAGTGGGTTGAATGTGAAACATCTGCCAGCCAGAAACAGAAAGTTGCTTTTCAGAAAGGTCTCTGCTCTGGAGATATGATTTATGAGTCTAATACATGTGGGAAAGTGTTTAGACCAATCTTTAACCACCCTCAACAtgggagagttcacactggagaaaagccgtTTGAGTGTACTGATTGTGGGAAGGTCTTCAGTGAAAGCACTGCTCTAATTAAACACAACAGAATTCACATTAGAGAAAAGCGATATaagtgtagtgattgtgggaagttcTTCAGTTACATGTCCAACTTCGCCAGACACtgcagagttcacactggagaaaagccatttGGGTGTAGCAAATGTGGTAAGCATTTCAGACAAAGGACTGACCTTATTATACACCACAGAGTCCActctggagaaaagccatatgaatgtagtgattgtgggaagtcctttcgTCAAAGGGCTCACCTCGCTAAACACCAAAGAGTTCACGCTAGAGAAAAgattatgagtgtagtgaatgtgaaAAGTCCTTCAGTCAAAGAACTGACCTCACCACACActacagagttcacactggagaacaCCTGTATGaatgtagtgattgtgggaaaTCCTTTAGTAAAAGTGATAGCCTCAGGaaacacaagagagttcacactggtgaATGTAGttagtgtagtgaatgtgggaaatgtttAG
- the LOC132222899 gene encoding zinc finger protein interacting with ribonucleoprotein K-like isoform X2: MDMNFEDMAIAFSQEEWEILDESQRRLYCNVMLEVFAFVSFVGHWHKMDDVKAYSEHSVSVGESQVRASKTAAATQRTHLCKPCFSVLKDILHLSELQVVYFEKNVFLSDACLRDLCFSANPHQQQKDASGEKPCKEDMERSSLGTSCCFYLSGVPAARTEVGEDSPAISGLLQHQATLNTKEPHRNNEISQECLSGKRYHQWVECETSASQKQKVAFQKGLCSGDMIYESNTCGKVFRPIFNHPQHGRVHTGEKPFECTDCGKVFSESTALIKHNRIHIREKRYKCSDCGKFFSYMSNFARHCRVHTGEKPFGCSKCGKHFRQRTDLIIHHRVHSGEKPYECSDCGKSFRQRAHLAKHQRVHAREKIMSVVNVKSPSVKELTSPHTTEFTLENTCMNVVIVGNPLVKVIASGNTREFTLVNVVSVVNVGNV; encoded by the exons gatatgaactttgaagacatggccattgccttctctcaggaggaatggGAGATCCTTGATGAGTCTCAGAGACGTCTATACTGcaatgtgatgctggaagtgtttgcattTGTATCATTCGTAG GTCATTGGCATAAGATGGATGATGTGAAGGCCTATTCTGAGCACAGTGTATCTGTAGGAGAGTCTCAGGTCAGGGCTTCCAAGACAGCCGCAGCCACCCAGAGGACCCATCTGTGTAAGCCGTGCTTCTcagtgttaaaagatattttgcacctgagtGAGTTACAAGTGGTTTACTTTGAGAAGAATGTGTTCTTAAGTGATGCATGTTTGAGAGACTTGTGTTTtagtgcaaaccctcaccagcaacagaaggatgccagtggagagaagccctgTAAAGAAGATATGGAGAGGTCCTCGCTTGGGACCAGTTGCTGCTTCTACTTATCCGGGGTGCCTGCAGCTAGGACGGAGGTTGGGGAAGACTCCCCAGCCATCTCAGggcttctccagcaccaggccactcttAACACCAAGGAGCCACACAGGAACaatgagatttcacaggaatgtCTCAGTGGAAAAAGATATCACCAGTGGGTTGAATGTGAAACATCTGCCAGCCAGAAACAGAAAGTTGCTTTTCAGAAAGGTCTCTGCTCTGGAGATATGATTTATGAGTCTAATACATGTGGGAAAGTGTTTAGACCAATCTTTAACCACCCTCAACAtgggagagttcacactggagaaaagccgtTTGAGTGTACTGATTGTGGGAAGGTCTTCAGTGAAAGCACTGCTCTAATTAAACACAACAGAATTCACATTAGAGAAAAGCGATATaagtgtagtgattgtgggaagttcTTCAGTTACATGTCCAACTTCGCCAGACACtgcagagttcacactggagaaaagccatttGGGTGTAGCAAATGTGGTAAGCATTTCAGACAAAGGACTGACCTTATTATACACCACAGAGTCCActctggagaaaagccatatgaatgtagtgattgtgggaagtcctttcgTCAAAGGGCTCACCTCGCTAAACACCAAAGAGTTCACGCTAGAGAAAAgattatgagtgtagtgaatgtgaaAAGTCCTTCAGTCAAAGAACTGACCTCACCACACActacagagttcacactggagaacaCCTGTATGaatgtagtgattgtgggaaaTCCTTTAGTAAAAGTGATAGCCTCAGGaaacacaagagagttcacactggtgaATGTAGttagtgtagtgaatgtgggaaatgtttAG